Proteins encoded by one window of Paraburkholderia sprentiae WSM5005:
- a CDS encoding YncE family protein — MKALQPWRLRSAVLSYLVLLVLSAVVGVVLYRVPPAAAQAGAHGLPLTHVADIPLPGRATRLDYESYDPVRHLLFIAHLGDGEVIVFDVGDSRVIARIAGVSSVHGVLAIPDLARVFASATGTDQIVAIDEATLKIVARMPGGHYPDGMAYAPEVHKLYVSNETGNTETVIDVRSNQRVATIPLGGEVGNTQYDPRSHHIFVNVQSRNELIEIDPAVDRIVARFRLPGAEHNHGLLIDAQDRLAFIACQGNDKLLVFDIGAGRIIQSFGIGSDPDVLAFDPAPGTLYVAGEAGIVSMFSLRGANIEKIGEGRLGPNAHVVAIDPATHHSFFALKDVGGRPVLRIMSSP; from the coding sequence ATGAAAGCCTTGCAACCTTGGCGCTTGCGCTCAGCGGTCCTGTCGTACCTCGTCCTTCTCGTTTTATCCGCAGTTGTAGGCGTTGTGCTGTACAGGGTTCCACCCGCCGCCGCGCAAGCAGGAGCCCATGGCCTGCCGCTGACGCATGTCGCCGACATCCCGCTGCCGGGTCGCGCCACGCGGCTCGATTACGAAAGCTACGATCCCGTTCGCCATCTGCTGTTCATCGCCCACCTCGGCGACGGGGAAGTGATCGTCTTCGATGTGGGTGACTCGCGCGTGATCGCACGCATTGCTGGCGTCTCATCCGTTCACGGCGTGCTCGCCATTCCCGACCTGGCACGCGTGTTTGCTTCGGCAACAGGAACGGACCAAATCGTCGCCATCGACGAAGCGACGCTCAAAATAGTCGCCCGCATGCCAGGGGGGCATTATCCGGACGGCATGGCTTACGCGCCGGAGGTGCACAAGCTCTACGTGTCAAACGAGACCGGCAATACCGAGACCGTCATTGACGTTCGCAGCAACCAGCGCGTCGCGACGATTCCGCTTGGCGGCGAGGTCGGCAATACCCAATACGATCCGCGATCCCATCACATCTTCGTCAACGTTCAGAGCCGCAACGAACTCATTGAAATCGACCCTGCCGTCGACCGGATCGTTGCCCGTTTCAGGCTTCCGGGAGCCGAACACAATCACGGGCTGCTGATTGATGCTCAGGATCGGCTCGCCTTTATCGCCTGCCAGGGAAACGACAAACTGCTCGTTTTCGATATCGGAGCAGGGCGCATTATCCAGTCGTTCGGCATCGGCAGCGACCCGGACGTGCTCGCGTTCGATCCGGCACCGGGCACGCTTTATGTGGCGGGCGAAGCTGGCATCGTTTCGATGTTCAGCCTCAGAGGCGCGAATATCGAAAAGATCGGTGAGGGCCGTCTCGGACCGAATGCGCATGTCGTCGCCATCGATCCGGCTACACATCATTCGTTTTTTGCGCTGAAAGACGTCGGCGGAAGGCCAGTGCTTCGTATCATGTCATCGCCATGA